The following proteins come from a genomic window of Trifolium pratense cultivar HEN17-A07 linkage group LG4, ARS_RC_1.1, whole genome shotgun sequence:
- the LOC123881914 gene encoding putative chloride channel-like protein CLC-g, whose amino-acid sequence MSNNHLSNGESEHLIRQPLLSSQRSIINSTSQVAIVGANVCPIESLDYEIFENEFFKQDWRSRGVYQIFQYICMKWFLCLMIGMIVGFIGFCNNLAVENLAGIKFVITSNMMLERRFLLAFVIFFASNLILTLFACIITAFIAPAAAGSGISEVKAYLNGVDAPGIFTVPTLFVKIIGSITAVSSSLVVGKAGPMVHTGACVAALLGQGGSKRFGITWRWLRFFKNDRDRRDLIICGSAAGIAAAFRAPVGGVLFALEEMASWWRTALLWRAFFTTATVAIFLRAMIDVCLSGKCGLFGKGGLIMFNAYSASISYHLRDVPPVFILAVVGGLLGSLFNFMTNKVLRMYNVINEKGTIYKLLLACLISIFTSCLLFGLPFFASCRLCPLDAVEPCPTIGRSGIYKKFQCPPNHYNGLASLIFNTNDDAIKNLFSMNTDNEFEFSSMLIFFFICLFLTIFSCGIVAPAGLFVPIIVTGASYGRMVGILVGTQSNLSHGLYAVLGAASLLGGSMRTTVSLCVIILELTNNLLLLPLIMMVLLVSKSVANVFNCNVYDLIMKAKGLPYLETHAEPYMRQLTVGDVVTGPLQMFNGIEKVRNIVFVLRTTTHNGFPIIDEPPHSETPVLFGIILRDHLITLLKKKAFLPSPMANSYDILRQFSADDFAKKGSIERVKIEDVQLTEEEMGMYIDLHPFTNASPYTVVETMSLAKALILFREVGLRHLLVIPKIPGRSPVVGILTRHDFTPEHILGMHPFLVRSRWKRLRFWQTFLEKILSGL is encoded by the exons ATGTCTAATAATCATCTTTCCAATGGTGAATCAGAGCATCTTATTCGCCAACCCTTATTATCTTCTCAAAGATCCATTATCAACTCCACTTCTCAAGTTGCAATTGTTGGTGCCAATGTCTGTCCAATTGAGAGTCTTGATTAtga GATTTTTGAGAATGAATTCTTTAAGCAGGATTGGAGAAGCAGAGGGGTTTATCAGATTTTTCAGTATATATGTATGAAATGGTTTTTGTGTTTAATGATCGGCATGATTGTTGGTTTTATTGGATTTTGTAACAATCTTGCTGTTGAAAATCTTGCTGGCATCAAGTTTGTTATCACATCCAATATGATGTTGGAAAGAAG GTTCCTGCTTGCCTTTGTTATATTCTTTGCTTCAAATTTGATTCTCACGCTTTTTGCGTGTATAATAACGGCTTTTATAGCACCTGCTGCTGCCGGTTCAGGAATATCAGAGGTGAAGGCTTACCTAAATGGCGTTGATGCGCCTGGAATATTTACTGTACCAACTCTTTTTGTTAAG ATTATTGGAAGCATTACGGCAGTGTCATCATCTCTTGTTGTTGGGAAGGCAGGGCCTATGGTGCATACAGGTGCATGTGTGGCAGCATTGTTGGGTCAAGGAGGTTCCAAAAGATTTGGAATAACATGGAGATGGTTACGGTTTTTTAAGAATGACCGTGATCGACGAGATCTAATAATATGTGGATCAGCAGCTGGAATTGCTGCCGCTTTTCGTGCCCCTGTTGGCGGCGTCTTGTTTGCTCTTGAAGAGATGGCATCTTG GTGGAGAACTGCTCTTCTATGGAGAGCTTTCTTTACCACAGCAACAGTAGCAATTTTCCTTCGAGCCATGATTGATGTATGTCTAAGTGGCAAATGTGGGCTATTCGGTAAAGGGGGACTGATAATGTTTAATGCTTATTCAGCAAGTATTTCGTACCATTTGAGAGATGTTCCTCCTGTGTTTATTCTTGCTGTTGTAGGAGGGTTACTCGGAagcttatttaattttatgacgAATAAAGTTCTTCGCATGTACAACGTTATCAATGA GAAAGGCACCATTTACAAACTTTTGCTTGCTTGTTTAATCTCCATTTTTACATCATGTCTTCTTTTTGGATTGCCATTCTTTGCATCTTGCCGACTCTGTCCTCTTGATGCAGTTGAGCCTTGTCCAACAATAGGTCGATCCGGTATCTACAAGAAATTCCAGTGCCCTCCTAATCACTATAACGGTCTTGCCAGCCTCATTTTTAATACAAACGATGATGCTATCAAAAACCTATTTAGCATGAACACCGACAATGAGTTCGAGTTTTCATCgatgttgatttttttcttcatatgtCTCTTTTTAACTATCTTTAGCTGCGGAATTGTTGCCCCTGCCGGTCTTTTTGTGCCAATTATCGTGACTGGTGCATCGTATGGACGCATGGTTGGAATATTGGTTGGAACGCAGTCCAATCTTAGCCATGGCCTTTATGCTGTACTCGGCGCTGCTTCTCTTCTTGGCGGATCTATGAGGACAACGGTTTCTCTGTGTGTAATTATCCTAGAATTGACCAATAACTTGTTACTGCTGCCCCTAATAATGATGGTGCTTTTGGTGTCTAAAAGTGTAGCAAATGTTTTCAATTGTAATGTATATGACCTTATAATGAAAGCCAAAGGTTTGCCTTATTTAGAAACTCATGCTGAACCATATATGAGGCAGCTAACAGTAGGCGATGTAGTCACAGGTCCGCTTCAGATGTTTAACGGTATCGAGAAAGTTCGCAACATTGTTTTTGTCCTCAGAACAACAACGCACAATGGATTTCCAATTATCGACGAGCCTCCACATTCGGAAACTCCGGTTTTATTCGGTATAATACTTCGCGACCACCTTATCACATTGTTAAAGAAGAAAGCTTTCTTGCCTTCACCTATGGCAAATAGTTATGATATATTAAGACAGTTTTCAGCAGATGATTTTGCAAAGAAGGGTTCAATCGAACGTGTAAAAATTGAGGATGTACAGTTAACAGAGGAAGAGATGGGAATGTACATTGATCTACATCCTTTTACTAATGCTTCGCCTTACACTGTTGTGGAAACAATGTCACTGGCGAAGGCACTTATACTTTTTCGAGAAGTCGGTTTAAGACACTTGCTTGTGATACCCAAGATCCCCGGT